The Anopheles coluzzii chromosome 2, AcolN3, whole genome shotgun sequence genome window below encodes:
- the LOC120950902 gene encoding uncharacterized protein LOC120950902 isoform X2 produces MTEIASLRQRLNSLFTKLKRNEVFIANFQPEQHKHLVPVRLQTIEGMEKEFETAHTQLCLLAPSEAEKLEEEELMDNFEERFIAMKSAMLSHMPTQTAQAVSSELGSSHAQNPSHSPIQNHVKLPAISLPEFNGDIMHWMAFHDTFEALVHNNASVLDIQKFHYLRASLTGEAARLIESIPLCASNYSIAWQELKERFSNEYLLQKMHFKQMFGIPQLRKESSADLHRLVDEFNRHVKMIQKLGEPTDQWSSMLEYVLCSKLPAETLTHWEDKAASMKKPTYEALIEFLQRRMKTLDSVYMSKSADVSSTSVPAVRPSSHLSYYSYTANNTKRCPCCRLDHLLWYCNQFMRLPQSERLQIVRAKSLCINCLRVDHSMKDCPSTNRCKHCNQQHHSLLHSFDFVRRQHTHDRTLHTSPQVAPSASFNSTAALENENRAADQREIGH; encoded by the exons ATGACCGAAATTGCGAGCCTAAGACAACGGTTGAATTCTTTATTCACGAAGCTGAAACGAAATGAGGTTTTCATAGCGAACTTCCAGCCTGAACAACACAAGCATCTCGTGCCTGTCAGGCTCCAAACGATTGAAGGTATGGAAAAGGAGTTTGAAACGGCTCATACGCAATTGTGTTTGTTAGCGCCCAGTGAAGCTGAGAAGCTAGAAGAAGAGGAGTTGATGGATAATTTTGAGGAAAGGTTCATAGCTATGAAAAGCGCCATGCTATCGCACATGCCTACTCAAACAGCTCAAGCCGTTAGCTCTGAGCTTGGCTCAAGCCACGCTCAAAACCCAAGCCACTCTCCCATTCAAAACCACGTTAAATTACCAGCCATCTCTTTGCCCGAATTTAACGGTGATATAATGCACTGGATGGCATTTCATGATACCTTTGAAGCATTAGTTCATAACAATGCAAGCGTTTTGGATATTCAAAAATTCCATTATTTGAGAGCTTCATTAACTGGTGAGGCCGCTAGATTGATAGAGTCGATCCCATTGTGCGCATCGAATTACTCCATCGCATGGCAGGAGCTCAAGGAGCGATTCTCAAATGAATACCTTCTGCAAAAGATGCACTTTAAGCAAATGTTCGGCATCCCACAATTACGAAAAGAATCGTCAGCTGACTTGCATAGATTGGTAGATGAATTTAATCGGCAtgtaaaaatgattcaaaagcTAGGAGAGCCAACCGACCAATGGAGCTCAATGTTAGAATATGTTTTGTGCTCCAAACTACCAGCGGAAACTCTTACACATTGGGAAGACAAGGCAGCTAGCATGAAAAAGCCAACATATGAGGCGTTAATAGAATTTCTGCAGAGAAGAATGAAAACATTAGACTCTGTTTATATGAGTAAATCTGCGGATGTAAGCTCTACATCGGTGCCTGCCGTAAGGCCTTCTTCGCATCTTTCGTACTATTCGTACACCGCAAATAATACCAAACGATGTCCTTGCTGTCGACTAGATCACTTATTATGGTACTGTAACCAATTTATGCGACTTCCGCAATCTGAGCGCCTTCAGATAGTGCGAGCGAAGAGTCTCTGCATTAATTGTTTAAGAGTCGACCACAGCATGAAAGATTGTCCTTCGACCAATCGGTGCAAACATTGCAACCAGCAACATCATTCTTTATTGCACTCCTTTGATTTTGTACGCCGGCAGCACACCCACGACCGAACACTACATACTAGCCCTCAGGTAGCTCCTAGCGCTTCATTTAACAGCACAGCAGCATTGGAAAACGAAAACCGAGCAGCGGACCAACGAGAG ATTGGACATTGA
- the LOC120950902 gene encoding uncharacterized protein LOC120950902 isoform X1 translates to MDEVAAKLPSHHINISRWNIPPGLSLADPHFNQAESIDMIIGAEHFYTFFPTAERIYLADKLPILINSVFGWLVVGPASEEVVNPHSNPTRVSMVSLEEKIEQFWKAEELHACEPYSVEEKHCEELYRSKTGRNSDGRYVVQMPKHPEFSVRLGESKGQALRRFYSLEKRLSRNSQLKKEYHAFMQEYIDLGHMQPVNENASSPTKTFYLPHHPVIKESSSTTKVRVVFDGSAKTSTGYSLNEALCVGPIVQDELLDIILRFRTYFVALVGDIEKMYRQILLHEDDRALVRILFRFSSTSPVKEYELNTVTYGLAPSSFLATRTLLQLVQDEGSNYPLASRAIRNFYVDDFIGGASSVEEAIQLRSELTGMMLKGGFPLRKWTSNRLEVLQELDASQIGTKSSLQFDTDETIKALGVCWEPERDNLCFASSIKPLQLPSTKRSICSEIARLFDPLGLIAPVVVRAKIMMQQLWALSIGWDETVPESFGLKWKDFYEKLEILTCYRIERYCFALRSNVQLHIFTDASESAYGSCVYARCEDAEGNIKISLLASKSRVAPLKRISLPRLELCGAVLGAHLYEHIAKAIQLPVQSVHFWSDSSITLHWIKAAPNTWKTYVANRVADIQQCTKGHTWRHVPGQQNPADLVSRGMTAPDFIKSSIWISGPAWLALPSNEWPTSEPLLPTGIEKETRLLVAVASASPAVNPWFKRWSSYSQLLHIIAYCKRFIKNLRLKARTKPAGDPVSIVLTPEQNEEAKAFLVKTAQDDAFRNEISALRNGQPIKKNSPIRNLNPFLDNQGVLRVGGRLNLADLPFQSKHPALLPKGHPFTRNIVVHYHWKLLHAGGRNLISNIREEFWPLDARRLVRSITRECFRCFRSDPFIACQRIGQLPASRVTPSRPFSNVGIDYAGPFYLKPVHRRAAACKAYLCLFVCFATKAVHLELVCDLSTSAFLAALRRFIARRGKPCHIHSDNGKNFEGASNEITELASLIARKEEEQQVNEFCTSQGISWHFNPPRAPHFGGLWESAVKVAKRHLYRILGASRLSFEDLYTILTQIEAVMNSRPLLPLSENPDELAALTPGHFLIGTSMQALPEPNLCDVPLNRLEHYWKLQAYVQRFWVHWKGEYLQELQKDTVGHEQNPQFTIGRMVILIDELLPATRWPLARIVETHAGRDGITRVVSVRTSKGIYKRPITKICLLPIPSSIDNAASEEVDLSKEKLIGE, encoded by the coding sequence ATGGATGAAGTAGCTGCAAAACTTCCTTCCCACCACATTAATATAAGCCGCTGGAACATTCCGCCTGGACTATCCCTGGCGGACCCTCATTTTAATCAGGCCGAATCAATAGATATGATAATCGGAGCAGAGCatttttacaccttttttccaACTGCAGAGCGTATTTATCTGGCAGATAAATTACCAATACTGATCAACAGCGTGTTTGGGTGGCTTGTAGTCGGTCCAGCCAGCGAGGAGGTCGTTAATCCTCACTCAAACCCAACACGAGTATCAATGGTTtctttagaagaaaaaatagagCAGTTTTGGAAGGCAGAGGAGCTACATGCATGCGAACCATATTCAGTAGAAGAAAAGCATTGCGAAGAGCTGTATAGATCGAAGACTGGAAGAAATAGTGACGGACGATACGTGGTGCAGATGCCTAAACATCCAGAGTTCTCGGTACGCTTGGGCGAGTCAAAAGGCCAGGCGTTGCGCCGATTCTACTCATTAGAAAAGCGCCTATCCCGAAATTCGCAATTGAAGAAGGAGTATCATGCCTTCATGCAAGAATATATAGATCTCGGACACATGCAGCCTGTTAATGAAAATGCGTCAAGCCCAACGAAAACCTTTTATCTGCCTCATCACCCAGTCATAAAGGAGAGCAGTTCCACTACTAAGGTGAGAGTAGTCTTTGACGGCTCCGCGAAAACATCTACAGGCTACTCCCTCAACGAAGCACTATGTGTGGGAcctatagtgcaagatgagcTGTTGGACATTATTTTGCGTTTTCGCACCTATTTTGTGGCCTTAGTCGGAGATATCGAAAAAATGTACCGTCAAATCCTCTTGCATGAAGATGACCGCGCATTAGTGAGAATATTGTTTCGATTCTCATCAACATCACCAGTAAAAGAGTATGAACTGAATACTGTCACATACGGTTTGGCTCCTTCCTCTTTCCTAGCTACGCGCACCTTGCTTCAATTAGTGCAGGACGAAGGAAGCAATTACCCTCTTGCTAGTCGTGCGATTCGCAATTTCTACGTAGATGACTTCATTGGCGGGGCATCATCTGTTGAGGAAGCTATACAGCTCCGATCGGAGCTAACTGGAATGATGCTAAAGGGCGGCTTTCCATTACGAAAGTGGACCTCAAATCGTTTGGAGGTTTTGCAAGAGCTCGATGCTTCTCAAATCGGAACCAAATCATCACTGCAGTTTGATACCGACGAAACTATAAAAGCCCTAGGTGTCTGCTGGGAACCTGAGCGCGATAATTTATGCTTTGCATCAAGCATCAAGCCACTGCAGTTACCCTCTACTAAACGGAGCATTTGTTCGGAGATAGCTCGATTATTTGACCCGTTGGGTCTTATCGCTCCTGTCGTAGTGCGAGCAAAAATAATGATGCAGCAGCTTTGGGCGCTATCGATTGGCTGGGATGAGACTGTACCAGAGTCATTTGGGCTGAAATGGAAAGATTTTTATGAGAAGTTGGAGATTCTGACTTGCTATAGAATCGAACGATACTGTTTCGCCTTACGATCGAATGTGCAACTGCACATATTTACTGATGCTTCAGAGTCGGCATATGGCTCATGCGTTTATGCAAGGTGCGAGGATGCCGAGGGGAATATTAAAATATCTTTGCTTGCATCGAAATCTAGAGTAGCTCCATTGAAGCGTATAAGCCTGCCTCGTTTAGAACTCTGCGGTGCCGTATTAGGGGCTCATCTGTACGAGCACATTGCCAAAGCCATTCAGCTTCCTGTGCAGTCGGTACATTTCTGGTCCGATTCCAGTATTACACTACATTGGATCAAAGCAGCTCCAAATACCTGGAAAACATATGTGGCAAATAGAGTAGCAGACATTCAACAATGTACGAAGGGCCACACATGGAGGCATGTACCTGGACAGCAGAACCCGGCTGATCTCGTTTCGCGGGGCATGACGGCACCCGATTTTATAAAAAGCAGCATTTGGATCTCTGGGCCAGCTTGGCTGGCGCTACCTTCTAATGAATGGCCTACATCTGAACCTCTACTACCGACCGGTATCGAAAAGGAAACGCGTTTGCTAGTTGCTGTTGCCAGCGCATCGCCTGCAGTTAACCCTTGGTTCAAAAGGTGGTCATCATACTCCCAATTACTGCACATTATTGCATACTGCAAGCGATTTATAAAGAATCTAAGGCTTAAGGCTAGAACGAAGCCTGCTGGTGACCCGGTATCCATCGTATTGACACCAGAGCAGAATGAGGAGGCAAAGGCATTTCTGGTCAAGACTGCTCAAGACGATGCCTTCCGAAACGAAATTTCAGCCCTTCGGAACGGCCAACCTATAAAGAAAAACTCGCCGATTAGGAATCTCAACCCGTTTTTGGACAACCAAGGTGTGCTTAGAGTCGGAGGAAGGTTAAACTTAGCTGATTTGCCGTTCCAGTCAAAGCATCCTGCTCTCCTTCCAAAGGGGCATCCGTTTACACGCAACATAGTGGTTCACTATCACTGGAAACTACTTCATGCTGGAGGGCGAAATCTCATCAGCAACATAAGAGAGGAGTTTTGGCCTTTGGATGCTCGACGATTAGTTAGAAGCATAACGCGGGAATGTTTCCGGTGTTTTCGGTCGGATCCTTTTATCGCATGCCAGCGAATTGGACAGCTACCCGCATCCAGAGTGACACCTAGCCGACCTTTCAGCAACGTGGGAATCGACTACGCCGGcccattttatttaaaaccgGTACACAGAAGAGCGGCCGCCTGCAAGGCTTATCTctgcctttttgtgtgtttcgctaCAAAGGCGGTACATCTCGAGCTGGTATGTGACTTGTCTACATCAGCCTTTTTAGCAGCGCTACGAAGATTCATTGCTCGCCGTGGTAAGCCGTGTCACATTCACTCGGATAACGGAAAAAACTTCGAAGGAGCTAGTAACGAAATAACAGAATTGGCATCGCTCATCGCTagaaaggaagaagaacaGCAAGTAAATGAGTTCTGCACGTCCCAAGGCATATCATGGCACTTTAATCCCCCAAGGGCTCCTCATTTCGGCGGACTGTGGGAATCTGCGGTGAAGGTAGCAAAAAGACATCTGTATCGTATCCTCGGTGCATCTCGTTTGTCATTTGAAGATCTTTATACGATACTAACACAAATCGAAGCGGTCATGAATTCGCGACCGTTGCTTCCTCTTTCAGAAAATCCTGATGAACTGGCGGCGCTAACTCCGGGCCACTTTCTGATCGGCACCTCCATGCAAGCACTTCCCGAACCCAACTTGTGTGACGTTCCCTTAAACCGGTTGGAGCACTATTGGAAGCTACAAGCCTACGTGCAGCGTTTCTGGGTCCACTGGAAAGGCGAATATTTGCAGGAGCTGCAAAAGGACACGGTGGGACATGAACAGAATCCTCAGTTCACGATAGGCAGGATGGTCATTCTCATCGATGAGCTGTTACCCGCAACCCGATGGCCTTTGGCACGTATTGTTGAGACGCATGCTGGAAGGGACGGAATAACGAGAGTAGTATCTGTGCGCACCAGTAAGGGTATATACAAACGTCccataacaaaaatatgccTGTTACCGATACCATCGTCAATAGACAACGCAGCTTCAGAGGAGGTTGATTTGAGCAAAGAGAAATTGATAGGAGAATAG